AATACAATTTCAAGAATGGACTGTCGTTGGTAAATAAACAAGTAGGTGTTTTCTGCTCCCCTTTTGACCTTTGGCACAAAATCTGTCAGTTACAATGGTGGTAGAATTTAAAGAAAGTGGTCCAAGAAAGGAGCAGAAgagattaaaaacaattagTAGTGGCTTTGAAAGATGATAAATGCTATATTTAGATGAAGGTACAGTGTCTCGTGAAGCTTTCATTTTCAAGTGCCAATAACTCTAAGTTTGTCTTGCATCAGAAAAATTACAGTACTAGAATTTAATAAGCGCTCCCAGGGAAAGAATCagagatttttcaaagtttgCATGCCTTGAATTACTCTATTGTTTTTTAGTGTATTTCTTGGGGTTCCATGGACAAGAGTTTCTTTTCTAGTAAGCCAAACCCAATACTTGTTCTGACATACAAAATATAAGCCATGAAAATGTATGTACGATGAGGACATCTTTTTGAGTCGAAAGTGGATGCCAGAGCCTCAGGAAGCTGGTACCATCCACAAGAACGGCTTTATGTTATTAAGTCCCATCCTTCTAAGGTCTTTAACTAACTcttggttctttttttttcaccaATTTGCAATTGTTTGCCTTGTGTGTGCTTAGTTTGAATACTTTAAAGTTTTATGGATGTGGTGCATTGAGtatagtatatttgtttgtaaacttttaaatttttcgaatagattggttaataaaataaattcattaattatgaTAATATACTTGGTATAATTGTCCTCATATGTTTTtgcattcaaaataaaataaaagtaaatattagctcactagttttctaatatttaaactaatactaagcgatattacgtggttggattgtaatatagaaaataacttatattaatagactaacctaaacatgtccttaatcTAATCGAGAATGaacaaattgattgaaaaactaatatgaCATATATCAAATCCAATTAGAAAATGAGCATCGGAGCAGGTGACTCCCaaagataaatatatagatgtgactgattGATTGACAATACATCGGACTGGATCCATaaagaatagatcttgaatctgtttatgaatttattcacttgtaacgTTTATAGTATGGCATACCTAGATCCTGAATAGATGACTGACTATGTTTGCATGATTCGtatactttgatataagtaaaagtatgatttcaaatagataagaaaccgaaagttggtatgttgggtatacgatttctgcagtatgtagcatcatttacAACAGTGAAATTTATAGTCCGAGacatgagtaaatgatatcctctcattgacattacataGTTAATGAAAAGTAAACTGGCTACAAGTTGTTCGTCATTGTGATTAATGacttgattattatttgatagtaattaacttttcatgagataaaataagatcatattaggagaacgAATGTTATCCCAAAAAGATTAAGGATGccttatgagggtaacacacttatgacacaGTCATTGAACGAGCATTAatcgagttgctttcgtaatagTATATCGTTAAGGAgggctcagtcacgatactattatggaatgacttcgtgactaaataagtttataaagtattatgttaaaagtttaagaaataCTTGTAATTGAACTTAATATGGGAGAGACCTAAAAGCCATCATATTTAATGGGAGGGACGGTAAACcctaatattattaattagggtAGGGTTGTCGCCCCCTATACTTCTAGTTAAACTACAAGTtcgtttttctagttgaaataagcTTCTACCATTCAAAAAGAATTCTACTTCATCTtcatataaatagatgacaatGGTAGGACTAAATATGTAACATCcccactttaaaaaaataaaaagaaagagaagaaaattatttatggtAGAAGTCCTTAAATAAGAAGATGAAAGGACTTCTACCATAAATGaaagaagaattttttttctttccccccCAATTCCCAGAGGGTCGAGGGAGAAAAGACTAAGTTTGTcagttgttattattgttagtcCCAATTCCCAAAGAGTCGTGGACTTCTCTGATAGCCATCGTTGCCAAAAAACTCGGGGTGGCGGATTCGTGTATCAAGTTATGAGTCTAAACTTTAGTACGGGGtctaaaatgaaagaaagtaaaaataaaagttgaatttatttgaattttcatattgtgcaaattaaattaattccgtgattttgaatttaattaaaaaccttattttctttattcaatttgtcaatatcaaaatattaaagtttattaatattagaatttttcttttattgtgatgttattaatgatatttataatcatgttttagtttatttttatcaattaatttgtCTCCAATACTTATGCAACGATTTATATGATATTAGCACCACTGAGTACAAAAATTGCTCAGCTtatggtttgtttatttttccgTGCACAGGTAGTTGATTCGTTAGATCGTTCCAGCAGCATCCGAAGAACCGAAGTTCAGCTCAAACAATGTTGGTGAAGAGTTTACTTTATAGTTAAtgtaaatggcatgtacctagacttataaatatataatactatgtcgaaaactgaatttaaatattttcattatgttttcttagctagtattttataactaatgttttgataaaatagtaAAGTATAGAAATCTagtttattgatatgttttgagaaATCGCAGTGCTGGGAATTGATTTGGGagataatttaaatgtaaatattttgtgaaaatctaaattttgtagggagttttatgtaaaataggCATAAATGatgccgaaatttttataaaataattttactactacgtttccttttcaaaaaaaaaaaatggaaaagtgagTTGCTTCGGCAACGAAATGTAACGTTTTATATTCGGATCCAACAATTGGGGCGGGTATACAGTGTCACAAAATACGGtaactttaagatattgttactctgtccgaaaatagaattttattttctaaatattaaatctattttttgaaataacaaTTTTGTTAGAAGAGATTATCGTTTTCACACTAAAAgcaaagaaaactatttttgtaACTATATTTGATTCGAATCGTTCGAGTCCCCACTTAAAAcaattcgtggtacgagaataatAGAGAATACCGTTCAGTTGAAAACTAGAAATTACAAGAACCTATCTAATTGAAAACACATGTGCGATTTTAGTAAATGATTTATTAccataaatattacaaaccaactcgatttttaaaatttttatttttcaatttacaaaaaaaaagaaaattgtttccAAACGGTATTTTTTCCAAACATTAATGGTAGCTAGATTAGTTTAGACTTTTTTGCCAGCATATCTTATGGCATTATTTCCAATATTATGGAAATTTCCCTTCGAACAAAACATTCATAAAGTGTATTTTCAATCACTTGCCCACTTTTCATAATCCAtagtttgttttctttttgctttcAAATTAGAACAGGTTGTCGAAATTTCAACTTCAAAGATGCTTTTAGAGATGTTAAAAGCATACCATCGGTGAGGAAAATCTTGAACACAAGAATGAAACATGAAtaataactcaaaataaaaaaatgaagcaatagGACAAGACTTCAAGGCGTATATCAAGTCACTATATTTAGAGTTctattcgcccccacctatactcggtgtgcaaatgagtttcaaataaataaacatcaatGATACAATGAAACCTAATGACTTTACATTTTACATTGATGAAAATAGTCCACTATAATAAAAAGAactttttgagaatttttttgatatattttccaaatgaaatctcactcttatttataggaattATTATGTCTCTTTATAGagacataatttttaataagtgtCTTTTCGAATAACCACTCTTTAAAAGAGACATAATTATTCAACTAATATTtcataactattcaaataatagtACTTGTATAGTTATAAATCCTTATCAAAATCAAGTGATATAACTCTTAATCAATAACCAAAACACATTATACcctttcatttatagttattgaaacactattccaaaaaaaaaaaaagactggCAAACATGGACATGCAAAGTGTTACTTCGTTGGCATTGATATCTTTAATGGCAAGAAACTTGAAGACATTGTTCCTTCATCCCACAACTGATAACCCTGAATGAAGGTAACTTGTATCAACAGCATAGGATGAGATATATTTTTGTCAATATGAAAGATATCATTAAAGAAATGAACACATGCAAACATTAGAAAGAAAAGGACAGACATATCTCTATATTGATTGTTGGAATTTTTGCTGGTATTAACAGACCCCTGGTTCTAGTTAGGCTCAAGCTAAGGTCAGTTTTATCTATGTTGCTTgacttttccttatttttcaaaatatgtgTTCCGTATGCATATTGATTTGAGACATATTCGGACATGAATATAAAAACTATGACCCTCCaccaaatatcattcatatacatgaaaaagctttaaaaaattgaatactaCTTATAATAACGTATCTATTTCTAGTACACATATTTGAGTCTGAATAGAAGTCTTACAATAGCTATCTAATACACAGATGTGAAAACTTTTCTTACTCCCTTTGAATCCAATGTAATGATCTTACTTCCTTGGGCATCACTTTGACGGTTCCCAttcaaagtaataaataacatgaaactTCTTTATGATGTGAATGTCAAATACTGAGTTCTAGGCAACATAATTGTCAGGGTAACTTACTCCCAGTGGAAGTGCCATAGATGTAGGAAGCAAATCCCCAAAATGTTATGACCAAAGAGAGGATCTTGAAGCCACTCATTGGGTCATTTAAAAGGATGACAGCAGCAATGCTTGTGACTGGCACCCTTACAGCATTAAGTACCCCAGCCATCACAGTGGAAGCCAAGAACAGTATGCCAGTGGCTCCTAATACACCCAATTGGAAAGTGATTATACTCCAAATGAGAACCAGGTTGTATGCAGTTACCCCACCCTTGAAAGTTTTGGCTTCAGATGTCATCCCTTGAAAATCCTTGTTGATTATGACTCCAATGGTTGTAAACAAAAAGGCACAGGAAGAAACCATGACTTGTTGCTCCAAAACAACATGGAAAGATCTCCTGCCTAAGAACTTTATGAAAACCCACTCTGAAAGTGCAAAGATAAGGCCATGGAGGGCTGATCCTAATATGTCCCATACAAAACCCCAAATGTATTGGTTGTTGGACACATAGGGATACCTATCAGAATCTGAATCCAATGCAATTATGGTCATTGCAGCTGTGATTATCACAATAGCATTTATCACAGAAGCATTCAGCTTGTTATTCACAATCCAAAAACCAAACAGTGCAGAAAAAGCCAGTGATGATGAAGCCAAAAGAGCTGCTGTTGATGCAGGGAGATAAGCATAGGCATATGCATACATGAGATTGTCAGCAGCGCTTAAAAAGCCCAGAAAAACATAAGAACAAAACAGTTGTAAGCTGAGAGGCGTAGGGGAAGTTCCATGAAACAGGTACATAGGAAATAAGATCAAAGCTGGTATAGGCCATCCAGCCACTGCTACCCATGAAATGATCCACTTGCTGGTCCCTCCATTGGCAAAGTATACACGAGATAGAAGGCTAGAGGCAGGGAATGCCACAAGCATTCCCAAACTGGATAGAAAAAGCAGAACCCAATGTGAAAAGGGCTTGCTTTTGTATGCTTCCCAAGCCATGTTCTTGACCTTGAAAACCCATTGTAAcgatgaaaattttgaacttcCAGACCCCGTTGACTCCTGCTCCATTTTTTCTTCTAACAtgaaccaaaaaagaaaagggggaacaataataacaaatgaCCAATgcttaaataaaactaaaacgcATGAAGAACTTGATAAACCCAAACGAAATTAAACAAGAACCATGATgagaaattacaaaagaacGAACCTTCCTGGAGTAGCAGCTCTTGCATTTCAAATCTGTTTCCTAATTGtaggatttaattattttaagatttttccTGTTCAGTGAAAAATCTGGTTTGATGTGAATGAAATACATAATCATATTCTTCATTTTCTatcttattttagttattaattttgtatggCCTGTAAAGCATGACGGTGTCCCCATGAATATcaggatttaattaattttgtatggCCTGTAAAGCATTCTCCATCGGCGaatattctaaatggtttttTATTCATGGTTTTGCAGCAGCAATATCAGggtgaaattacaaaattcttTTACGgtggaaataaaattataatttgtacggtaaattttaaaagattaaattaaaattttatttttattaatttaatttttaaaagttttaaaaggccaaaataaaaatttttcattttaaggagCTGGCCTAGATTCGCCTAAAACCACCAagtaaatttaagaaaacaatgaaaataaataaatttaagaacaaaaaataaataaataaacgaaaacaaaaattaaaagtgaaaaatagaTCGAATAAATCGATAGATATGATGGATAGATGGATAAATGTCCAATTGACCCATTTGAGGTATAAATTCCAACAAACTCAATTAGCACCTCTAATTAACCCTCCAATAAATAATTCCTTGCAAATTGAAGATTGAATTCCCATGAGTTAttgaagaaaatcgagaagaaaactacttctaaaaatcacaagaatcttccacaaagaaattaattctcatagttgaaaaatttattaatgaaaacaattgtGTGTCTAATAGACAAAGAAGAAGCCTTTATATAGACTAGCAaagtacatccaaataaaactcttaactatactgaaactctaattaatctaaataagaagtGGTTTTAAACTAGACTTTCTTGtttaactaagaaaaataaaactcctaaataacttaaagtacaaaatatccaaaattcaaaataaataaataataaaataatacctgataaatacaatattaggctcatatgtaataaaaattaagcctaaagaTTGAgctcaatatgatttaaactcgaattaaaagtcTGAAACTCATCATTTCTGTAATAATCTCGTTCATAAATTCTGCTCGCGTAGTCTTTATTACATCCCAAAAACCGAGTTAGAGGAAATCAAGTTAGTGAATTTAATAGTGGTTATGTCCGGCTTTTGAGTTTAGATTGTGAAAATTGTTGTTAAGTAAACTGAATTGTTTTAGTGGATAAGTGCACTAGATGTGCATTTTAGGTCTTATGTTCAAAtctctctttaaaatttttgtcttAACCTTATCCTTAAATCATCTggtataaataatatttttacgcTCAATTGATGATAAGAATGAATctattagtttaataataagGTTTCAACTTACACTTTAGTCCTGTGTTCAAATCTCTACGTAAGCAAAAGAGGGCGTCACCCATGTAGTggtatttgagtttaatttgaaCTCTTGGAAAATCTGTCAGGATGAGGATTAGGTAGTGGAGTTGTGGGGAATttcaattagtttaattttaatttttattctattctattaataaaaataataataatttttttccttaccAATTCTATGCCCAGCCCACGTTCCCATTccctttttcttcattttttttctttctttctttttgtcgttttgatttgttttttgtcttcaaaatttcttttgcaattttgttttgtttttctctttacTCTTttttagaggtgctcatgggccaggcggcctggcccggcccgacggtccgtccgaaatatgagagggtttgggtaaaaatataagtccGAAATataggtttgggcaaaaaaatgaggcccgtttagaaaacgggccgggcctcgggcaccactttttcggGCCTGGCcccaatataataaatatatttattttttaaattttaaaatattttttacatacttttttaatttttttaattttaaaatatttttaaaatacttttttaatttttttaattttaaaatatttttaaaatactttttttaattttttttaattttaaaatatttttaaatacttttttaaatttttttaattttaaaatatttttaaaatactttttttaattttttaaaaaattttaaaataaaaatgggccgggccgggcccgggcttatgatttttttcccgggccgggcctgggcaaaatcttaggcccatatttcgggtcgggccaaaatttttttatgggcccggcccgaactcggcccagcccggcccatgagcacctctactctTTTTCCCAAAGATGGCTATCGTGCAAAGCCTTTCTTTTTAATTCCTTCTATTTTGATCCGAATGCGATGCTTTTGAGGTGTTGGGTAAGGTTCTAGTTTCTTTTAAGTGATGTTTATTTCGTGTTTATTGAGTTATTTGCGAATGAGGTGATGTTAATGTAGGTTTCTGTGATTTGGTGCAATTAGGAGAAGATTGTGAGACGGTCGATCCTCCAGCGaattaaattctctttttaagtCATCGTTTCATACAAGGGTAAGTAGTTTCGCTGTGGTAGGAGTTGTTTTGTTCTGTAAATGAGGTCCGTTTGATGATGGTTGTACTGATTTGGTCAATCGGGTTTGCGAAAAttgtgttaattaatttgtgTGAGTTGTCGGTTTAGGTtacgtgtaacaccccttacccgtgtttCTTACTGAAaaagagtatgaggtattactagaactcaaacacttatagttttttttttaaatttcggcagcatttctgcttatttttacataaaaccccctgcaaatttccaaagacaatttcaaacaacttcaatatttccaaccgattacagttatatgtttagacataatttatccattaataaacaccaacatattaaaccgaacaatactatatatatacatatttataccacattacataaagtcatctatacatgccatgtttcaaaagtgttgattgccaaaatacccaaaagttgatgatagtgtgggtGATGTTCTGACTTCGTCCAATTTCCAGGCTGATcgatgtcactataatcaagggaaaataaagaagagtaagcatatagcttagtaaatAAACacatgacaaataaataaatttctcacatgattacaaagtaacataattttaaccacacaaaaatttcattgtttgctcaacttccagcaagctgtttttctacgtcatagtcactaatttatttttatctagagctacagagatccaaattaagttccgtaaattttcctaaaactagactcatataaatttctgccataaaattttcaaaatttttggctaatccaattagtaaattttattctctaaatgttcccctgtttcactacccgatagttctgacctctc
This genomic stretch from Gossypium raimondii isolate GPD5lz chromosome 6, ASM2569854v1, whole genome shotgun sequence harbors:
- the LOC105773259 gene encoding probable purine permease 5 isoform X1; amino-acid sequence: MQELLLQEEEKMEQESTGSGSSKFSSLQWVFKVKNMAWEAYKSKPFSHWVLLFLSSLGMLVAFPASSLLSRVYFANGGTSKWIISWVAVAGWPIPALILFPMYLFHGTSPTPLSLQLFCSYVFLGFLSAADNLMYAYAYAYLPASTAALLASSSLAFSALFGFWIVNNKLNASVINAIVIITAAMTIIALDSDSDRYPYVSNNQYIWGFVWDILGSALHGLIFALSEWVFIKFLGRRSFHVVLEQQVMVSSCAFLFTTIGVIINKDFQGMTSEAKTFKGGVTAYNLVLIWSIITFQLGVLGATGILFLASTVMAGVLNAVRVPVTSIAAVILLNDPMSGFKILSLVITFWGFASYIYGTSTGSKLP
- the LOC105773259 gene encoding probable purine permease 5 isoform X2, producing MQELLLQEEKMEQESTGSGSSKFSSLQWVFKVKNMAWEAYKSKPFSHWVLLFLSSLGMLVAFPASSLLSRVYFANGGTSKWIISWVAVAGWPIPALILFPMYLFHGTSPTPLSLQLFCSYVFLGFLSAADNLMYAYAYAYLPASTAALLASSSLAFSALFGFWIVNNKLNASVINAIVIITAAMTIIALDSDSDRYPYVSNNQYIWGFVWDILGSALHGLIFALSEWVFIKFLGRRSFHVVLEQQVMVSSCAFLFTTIGVIINKDFQGMTSEAKTFKGGVTAYNLVLIWSIITFQLGVLGATGILFLASTVMAGVLNAVRVPVTSIAAVILLNDPMSGFKILSLVITFWGFASYIYGTSTGSKLP